Proteins from one Parvibaculum lavamentivorans DS-1 genomic window:
- a CDS encoding MotA/TolQ/ExbB proton channel family protein: MKTRTIQISRLFGAFALAFVLSAGLTFVGTPVEAQQQQAAPLADEAPAEDAADNAEVETADGESAPSDTTEETSPGPTAAETNPYGLSALWEQGDFVSKATLLILAIMSMGSWYVLITKLFEQRRLFDQFNRVIKLFAPTDTLRAGIEALPKRNSYRAIAEDGEEAVAQFNKGLSSEVTLSEWSTAALNRAVDTLAAKLQGGLAFLATVGSTAPFVGLFGTVWGIYHALVAIGVSGQASIDKVAGPVGEALIMTAIGLAVAVPAVLGYNLLTRRNKGVVSHARRFATEVHLRILSGKVA; the protein is encoded by the coding sequence ATGAAGACCCGGACCATTCAGATCAGCCGCCTTTTTGGGGCCTTCGCGCTCGCTTTCGTTCTCTCGGCAGGACTGACATTCGTCGGCACGCCTGTTGAGGCACAGCAACAGCAAGCGGCACCTCTCGCGGATGAAGCACCGGCGGAAGACGCGGCGGATAATGCCGAGGTAGAAACTGCAGACGGGGAGAGTGCGCCGTCGGATACAACAGAGGAAACATCCCCTGGGCCAACAGCCGCAGAGACCAATCCTTATGGTCTGAGCGCGCTGTGGGAGCAGGGAGACTTTGTCTCCAAGGCAACGCTTCTCATCCTCGCCATCATGTCGATGGGCTCCTGGTACGTGCTCATCACCAAACTCTTCGAGCAGCGCCGCCTGTTTGATCAGTTCAACCGGGTGATCAAGCTCTTCGCGCCAACGGATACGCTGCGGGCGGGCATCGAAGCGCTGCCGAAGCGCAACTCCTATCGCGCGATTGCGGAAGACGGTGAAGAGGCCGTTGCCCAGTTCAACAAGGGGTTGAGCAGCGAGGTTACGCTTTCCGAGTGGTCGACGGCTGCACTCAACCGCGCGGTGGACACGCTGGCGGCGAAGCTACAGGGCGGTCTCGCTTTCCTTGCGACGGTCGGCTCCACCGCCCCGTTTGTCGGTCTCTTCGGCACGGTCTGGGGCATCTACCACGCGCTGGTTGCGATCGGCGTCTCGGGGCAGGCCTCTATCGACAAGGTGGCGGGCCCGGTTGGTGAAGCCCTTATCATGACGGCCATCGGTCTCGCCGTCGCCGTGCCTGCTGTGCTCGGTTACAATCTGCTCACCCGCCGCAACAAGGGCGTCGTCTCGCATGCCCGCCGTTTCGCGACGGAAGTCCATCTCCGCATTCTCTCTGGCAAGGTCGCCTGA
- a CDS encoding ExbD/TolR family protein, whose protein sequence is MAMNVSTEGDEDEVMSAINTTPLVDVMLVLLIIFLITIPVAIQTVPVELPKASSEVNQTRPENITLAVDKDGKYYWDAMPVGSRDEMLERLIEVANAEPQPEIQVRGDLSVRFEAVGRLILDIQRAGVQKVGFITEPVQGN, encoded by the coding sequence ATGGCGATGAATGTTTCGACCGAAGGCGACGAAGACGAGGTGATGTCCGCGATCAATACCACGCCGCTTGTCGACGTGATGCTCGTGCTGCTCATCATCTTCCTGATTACCATCCCGGTGGCGATCCAGACGGTACCCGTGGAATTGCCGAAGGCAAGCAGCGAGGTCAACCAGACCCGGCCCGAGAACATCACTCTCGCGGTCGACAAGGACGGAAAATACTATTGGGACGCCATGCCGGTCGGAAGCCGGGATGAAATGCTGGAGCGGCTGATCGAAGTCGCGAATGCGGAACCGCAACCCGAGATCCAGGTGCGGGGCGATCTTTCCGTTCGTTTCGAAGCGGTGGGAAGGCTCATCCTCGATATTCAGAGGGCGGGCGTGCAGAAAGTCGGCTTCATCACCGAGCCGGTTCAGGGTAATTGA
- a CDS encoding ExbD/TolR family protein: protein MAMNVGSGGDEDEPMMEINTTPLIDVLLVLLVMLIITIPLQTHAIKLDMPQAVTLEKQEEPTVVQLGVDEYGLVSWNGEELSDITALEAKFAGVAEAVPQPEIHLRPNRMVEYDHVAKVLAAAQRIGVTSIGFVGNEQYID from the coding sequence ATGGCGATGAATGTCGGAAGTGGAGGCGACGAAGACGAGCCTATGATGGAGATCAACACCACGCCGTTGATCGATGTGCTCCTGGTTTTGCTCGTCATGCTCATCATCACCATTCCGCTGCAGACCCATGCGATCAAACTCGACATGCCTCAAGCGGTAACGCTTGAGAAGCAGGAGGAGCCGACGGTGGTCCAGCTTGGTGTCGATGAATATGGTCTTGTGAGCTGGAACGGAGAGGAGCTGTCGGACATCACGGCTCTGGAAGCGAAGTTCGCAGGCGTGGCGGAAGCAGTACCCCAGCCGGAAATCCATCTGCGGCCAAACCGCATGGTCGAATACGATCACGTGGCGAAAGTCCTCGCGGCCGCTCAGCGCATCGGCGTAACCAGCATCGGCTTCGTGGGCAACGAGCAGTATATCGATTGA
- a CDS encoding LysR family transcriptional regulator, with amino-acid sequence MNIRELDLNLLLVFNAIYTERSISKAAVKLGITQPAVSNALRRLRNFTGDTLFYKSGSGVAPTRAAATLAIPIGHALDTVERGLSSVRSFDPATSRRTFRIGVNDIIHDALVPALVGYTRREAPNLILEFVQQVGDRALEMLKGGEIDMALLPNFAIDDSLVSTKVWDDSFAIIVARNHPIAKSNRLTVDDIRELRFVVTTHVQRLRTFIDSAFRANGMERVTACAVADTHNIYPLVAVSDLAACVGRFHADRYNTDGSLVMFDLPFELPKIQGRIAWAKEADEDEGHRWVRERVLEILHSAFKLHGAREPSSAL; translated from the coding sequence GTGAATATCCGCGAACTGGATCTGAACCTGTTGCTCGTGTTCAACGCGATCTATACGGAACGAAGCATCAGCAAGGCCGCCGTGAAGCTCGGCATAACGCAACCCGCCGTTAGCAATGCCCTGCGCCGGTTGCGTAACTTCACGGGCGACACGCTATTTTACAAATCCGGCTCCGGCGTCGCCCCCACGCGGGCGGCGGCAACGCTTGCCATTCCCATCGGTCATGCGCTCGACACAGTGGAGAGAGGCCTCTCCTCGGTGCGCAGCTTCGATCCCGCTACCTCCCGGCGCACATTTCGCATCGGCGTGAACGACATTATCCACGACGCTCTCGTGCCCGCTCTCGTCGGCTATACAAGACGGGAAGCGCCAAACCTCATCCTAGAGTTCGTGCAGCAGGTCGGCGACCGTGCCCTTGAAATGCTGAAGGGCGGCGAAATCGACATGGCGCTGCTCCCTAACTTTGCAATCGACGACAGCCTCGTTTCCACAAAGGTGTGGGACGATTCCTTCGCCATTATCGTTGCGCGGAATCATCCGATCGCCAAAAGCAACAGGCTGACGGTCGACGACATCCGGGAGTTGCGCTTTGTTGTCACCACCCATGTACAGAGACTGCGCACCTTCATCGACAGTGCCTTCAGGGCAAATGGGATGGAACGCGTCACGGCCTGCGCGGTCGCCGATACGCACAATATTTATCCCCTCGTCGCCGTTTCCGATCTGGCCGCCTGTGTGGGCCGCTTCCACGCCGACCGCTACAACACGGATGGGAGCCTGGTGATGTTCGATCTGCCGTTCGAACTGCCGAAAATACAGGGACGCATCGCCTGGGCGAAAGAAGCCGATGAAGACGAGGGACATCGCTGGGTGCGTGAGCGCGTTCTTGAAATCCTGCACAGCGCCTTCAAGCTGCACGGAGCCAGAGAGCCATCAAGCGCCCTGTAG
- a CDS encoding TolC family protein: MAKNKGDCCPLGRSAGSSRLAAAALIAVLLVEVSGADALTIEDAMSRAMRDHPGAQAAQFEAEAAEREVGAARSGYFPTISLDGSVRREKTDRPTFERTMTAEEYSLTLTQPIFDGLGTPSRVFAAKSDAQAEELTAQVKLNDVALDAAYAFLGVLELRERLALLKSHEERARSIASRIERRAEADPGLRSLTVVGSSQTEEARYLVLNAERELALAETRYRELIGEEPVALEQPSEPLEVITLTADAAIAEATAAHPALAAARARAEAADGTRAAARADLFPQLDAEVKARNGRNIEGVSGPDDDYYVGLRLTYRFATGGRDFYDVSAANYREQAAAIRIHDVAREVRLGVLEALENYRSSKDTHTVLVRRQVAASELVRVYDAQFVGGQRDLLDLFFVLNEERAATRTELEARFAKLRSAYGVVAAMGELGALASGGR, from the coding sequence ATGGCTAAGAACAAGGGCGATTGCTGCCCTCTCGGGCGGAGCGCGGGGTCCTCCCGTTTGGCGGCGGCTGCGTTGATTGCCGTCCTGTTGGTCGAAGTTTCCGGGGCCGATGCGCTGACGATCGAGGATGCCATGTCGCGCGCGATGCGCGACCATCCGGGCGCGCAGGCAGCGCAATTCGAAGCCGAAGCGGCGGAGCGGGAGGTTGGCGCTGCGCGCTCCGGCTACTTCCCCACGATATCGCTCGACGGCTCCGTACGGCGGGAAAAGACAGATCGGCCGACCTTTGAACGCACGATGACGGCGGAAGAATATTCCCTGACGCTCACCCAGCCGATTTTCGATGGTCTTGGCACGCCCTCCCGCGTCTTTGCCGCCAAGTCGGATGCGCAGGCGGAAGAACTGACCGCACAGGTAAAGCTCAATGATGTTGCGCTGGACGCCGCCTATGCTTTTCTCGGCGTTCTGGAGCTTCGCGAACGTCTCGCGCTCCTGAAAAGCCATGAGGAGCGCGCACGAAGCATCGCAAGCCGTATTGAGCGCCGCGCCGAGGCCGATCCGGGCCTGCGCTCGCTCACCGTGGTCGGCAGCAGCCAGACGGAAGAGGCCCGCTATCTCGTTCTCAATGCCGAGCGCGAACTGGCGCTTGCTGAGACCCGCTACCGCGAACTGATCGGCGAGGAGCCGGTCGCGCTCGAACAGCCGTCGGAGCCGCTCGAGGTCATAACCCTGACGGCGGACGCCGCTATTGCCGAGGCGACGGCCGCGCATCCCGCGCTCGCCGCCGCCCGCGCCCGCGCTGAGGCAGCGGACGGTACGCGTGCCGCAGCTCGCGCCGACCTCTTCCCGCAGCTCGATGCCGAGGTCAAGGCGCGCAACGGCCGCAACATCGAAGGCGTCTCCGGCCCGGACGACGACTATTATGTCGGCCTGCGCCTTACCTATCGCTTCGCGACCGGTGGTCGCGACTTTTACGATGTCAGCGCCGCAAACTATCGCGAACAGGCCGCCGCCATCCGCATCCACGATGTCGCCCGCGAAGTGCGCCTCGGTGTCCTCGAGGCGCTTGAAAACTATCGCTCCAGCAAGGATACGCACACCGTCCTTGTCCGCCGACAGGTGGCGGCGAGCGAACTCGTCCGCGTCTACGATGCGCAGTTCGTCGGCGGTCAGCGCGACCTTCTCGATCTGTTCTTCGTGCTCAACGAGGAACGTGCGGCCACTCGCACCGAACTCGAAGCACGTTTCGCAAAGTTGCGCTCTGCCTATGGCGTCGTTGCCGCCATGGGTGAGCTCGGCGCTCTCGCCTCCGGCGGAAGGTGA